A genomic region of Equus caballus isolate H_3958 breed thoroughbred chromosome 1, TB-T2T, whole genome shotgun sequence contains the following coding sequences:
- the AEN gene encoding apoptosis-enhancing nuclease → MVTRQAPEPAQCLCPSLASPTVKDVLRRKHKRKSRQHQRFMARKALLQEQGLLSTPPEPGSSPTPVPADTPLGTEAASRENQRPRTESGGVPCSRKPAPWESAGPLPSKCVAIDCEMVGTGPHGRVSELARCSVVSYHGDVLYDKYVRPEMPIVDYRTRWSGITRQHMRKAIPFQVAQKEILKLLKGKVVVGHALHNDFQALKYVHPRSQTRDTTYVPNLLNQPGLHTRTRVSLKDLALQLLHKKIQVGQHGHSSVEDAVTAMELYQLVQVQWEQQEASRLRTHPEDREPDSSTDTEQYMEDQYWPEDLATSGGSGEAQDRRE, encoded by the exons ATGGTGACCCGGCAAGCCCCTGAGCCTGCCCAGTGTCTgtgcccctccctggccagcccgACTGTCAAGGATGTGCTTCGGAGAAAGCACAAGAGGAAGAGCCGACAGCACCAGCGCTTCATGGCCCGGAAGGCCTTGCTGCAGGAGCAGGGGCTGCTGAGCACGCCCCCAGAGCCAGGATCCTCCCCAACGCCCGTGCCGGCGGACACACCCCTGGGCACTGAAGCTGCCAGTAGGGAGAACCAGCGCCCAAGGACCGAATCTGGAGGGGTCCCATGCAGCAGAAAGCCCGCCCCCTGGGAATCTGCTGGGCCCTTGCCCAGCAAGTGTGTGGCTATAGACTGTGAGATGGTGGGCACAGGACCCCACGGGCGGGTGAGTGAGCTGGCCCGCTGCTCCGTGGTGAGTTACCACGGTGACGTCCTCTATGACAAATACGTCCGGCCTGAGATGCCCATCGTGGACTACCGCACTCGCTGGAGCGGCATCACTCGGCAGCACATGCGGAAGGCCATCCCCTTCCAGGTGGCCCAGAAAGag ATCCTCAAGCTCCTGAAGGGCAAGGTGGTGGTGGGGCACGCGCTGCACAATGACTTCCAGGCCCTCAAGTATGTTCACCCTCGGAGCCAGACCCGGGATACTACTTACGTCCCCAACCTCCTCAACCAGCCCGGCCTCCACACCCGGACACGGGTCTCTCTTAAGGACCTGGCCCTGCAGCTGTTGCACAAGAAGATCCAG GTGGGCCAGCACGGGCACTCGTCGGTGGAAGATGCCGTGACGGCCATGGAGCTCTACCAGCTGGTGCAGGTGCAGTGGGAGCAGCAGGAGGCCAGCCGCCTCCGCACCCACCCGGAGGACAGGGAGCCCGACAGCAGCACGGACACGGAGCAGTATATGGAGGACCAGTACTGGCCAGAGGACCTGGCCACCAGCGGAGGAAGTGGGGAGGCCCAGGACAGAAGAGAATGA